One Nematostella vectensis chromosome 10, jaNemVect1.1, whole genome shotgun sequence genomic window carries:
- the LOC5496557 gene encoding testis-specific chromodomain protein Y 1 produces MAEEKRLREGDGFYRQLNEANSGELLWGGIQKRKKTRRNGDPTFYPVERVVSRQINNGKTQYLLKWTGYSAYESSWVDEDYLSADLVRNFDSPQVETSRLQGNLDRLREAMEAKLKRRTRVPVSIEFHHDCFRYCFSGKGIKSRDGKHILLSSNDFRVCNFPREWDVYLDKNGDGVKISYPVKMKTFLSKSIKCYKVVDNSVVEDKQRMYTEKITFDFIREPFTI; encoded by the exons atggcggaagaGAAGCGACTTCGCGAAGGAGACGGCTTTTATCGTCAACTTAACGAGGCAAATTCGGGTGAACTGTTGTGGGGAGGcattcaaaaaagaaaaaagacacGGAGGAATGGGGATCCAACATTTTATCCCGTTGAAAGAGTTGTTTCACGGCAAATAAACAATGGAAAG ACACAATATCTCTTAAAGTGGACAGGATACAGTGCCTATGAGAGTTCTTGGGTGGACGAAGATTATCTGAGTGCTGATCTTGTTAG GAATTTTGACAGCCCACAAGTGGAGACTTCACGCCTTCAAGGCAATTTAGATCGGCTGAGAGAGGCGATGGAGGCAAAGCTTAAGAGAAGAACTAGGGTGCCTGTTTCAATAGAATTTCATCATGATTGTTTTCGATATTGTTTTAGTGGCAAGGGTATAAAATCAAGGGATGGGAAACATATTTTGCTTAGCAGCAATGATTTTAGGGTTTGTAATTTTCCAAGGGAGTGGGACGTATATCTAGATAAGAATGGGGATGGGGTTAAAATTTCGTATCCTGTCAAAATGAAAACCTTTTTAAGCAAATCTATTAAGTGCTATAAAGTAGTTGATAATTCTGTTGTAGAAGATAAACAAAGAATGTATACTGAGAAAATTACATTTGATTTTATTAGAGAACCTTTTACAATTTAA
- the LOC5519253 gene encoding opsin-VA: MADEHQDVGTAYWVTMTVILTLGVIVNIAALWICFRPENRKKEITPLIANIAVADLILITCGHTSTHLRGAALQRNEPPCMWIAILNGIVGIVTIVTMASINILLLRKMQSVVMVNLPACRMAALIACIWGYSISVMSTPLLGWGSFYPGKSSANCEPEWTSRGLGDISYNVTLLVTAFVFPMAVIIYTFYRIKRRLRNEIPTAFPQGRRRMYTTLSRMMVGVTVAFTLSWSPYAILSVISMVTGRPIIHVVPSLMAKSSVMYTPIVYIAFSRSFRSAVNALYSLLTRTKMRPIVIKSPAVIYRVREAKIEYVSHVSNPLVLPAHASRD; encoded by the exons ATGGCTGACGAACACCAAGATGTTGGTACAGCATATTGGGTCACGATGACTGTGATCCTGACCCTGGGAGTTATCGTGAATATTGCAGCGCTATGGATATGTTTTCGGCCCGAGAACcgcaaaaaagaaataacaccGCTGATAGCTAACATCGCGGTCGCAGACCTGATTCTAATAACCTGCGGTCACACTTCTACACATCTGCGCGGCGCAGCCTTACAAAGGAACGAACCGCCGTGCATGTGGATTGCGATTCTCAACGGGATTGTTGGCATAGTGACAATAGTTACCATGGCATCGATCAATATACTTCTTCTCCGTAAAATGCAGTCTGTCGTAATGGTGAATCTGCCTGCCTGCCGCATGGCCGCGCTCATAGCTTGTATCTGGGGGTACTCTATAAGCGTCATGTCCACACCCCTCTTAGGGTGGGGAAGCTTTTATCCTGGTAAATCAAGTGCTAACTGCGAGCCCGAGTGGACGTCACGTGGCCTCGGGGATATTTCCTACAATGTGACCCTTCTTGTTACGGCCTTTGTCTTCCCGATGGCAGTCATCATCTACACATTCTATCGGATTAAAAG GCGACTGCGTAACGAGATCCCCACGGCATTCCCTCAAGGAAGACGGCGCATGTACACCACCCTGTCACGCATGATGGTCGGGGTCACGGTCGCCTTTACACTCAGCTGGTCTCCTTATGCCATCCTGTCAGTTATCTCCATGGTGACAGGACGCCCAATCATTCACGTCGTCCCCTCCCTGATGGCTAAGTCTTCAGTGATGTACACTCCCATCGTGTACATCGCCTTTAGCAGAAGTTTTAGGTCCGCGGTGAATGCATTGTACTCATTGTTGACAAGAACCAAAATGCGTCCTATCGTCATCAAAAGTCCAGCTGTGATCTACAGAGTCCGTGAGGCCAAAATCGAGTACGTCTCGCATGTCTCTAATCCCTTAGTGTTACCCGCGCACGCTTCACGGGATTGA
- the LOC5519252 gene encoding medium-chain acyl-CoA ligase ACSF2, mitochondrial isoform X2: MYIAASLLHLGVSRGNHVLLIGASGIRYAVFLMALHRIGAHVILLGPGGLTHDKVSLISGLELRAIVFGTFMQDSQIQQLQKGIGTLVHNADKIRASNLDSFKVDRNKKISHMANVGAFHATSYPIVISLGDKYPISNMSVLRYETLLQRGQEHSLLCELMTAQKRVQMDDPLVSLFTSGSTGLPKMVQHTVHSYANTIHSYLDSFEPLKNLGTCLNPFREIWYCDRPMAWAWGTLNVYQICLGVTVVWVPTEMALSESTNEAVFAILESESCTRGLLSVALIQKLSNNRLHLKYNLSSLQYVILGGQLYTKAITARLLDALPDITVRNSYGSTEGCQHAITTYTKDTISICDYGKMSVFPGVEAKVVDDEGKMVKRGVAGEMCVRSAWVFREYLGNPESTRRAKSLTGWYHTGDICQMDKDGRIEVLGRKKDFLKRATVKIFPAELERVFQEHPDVLDVAVVGVPDQRYTEELCACVILKSVNDDDTGARLKALEAWCEQQWPPSADGLSLKPRYFVQMEAFPLLNSGKEDRQGIRSIVMRRLGMTED; encoded by the coding sequence ATGTATATAGCAGCGTCTCTTCTTCATCTTGGGGTGTCACGGGGTAACCACGTGTTGCTGATTGGAGCCAGCGGTATTCGTTACGCGGTCTTCCTCATGGCGTTACACCGTATTGGTGCACACGTTATATTATTGGGTCCTGGTGGCCTGACGCATGATAAAGTTAGCCTAATAAGCGGTCTGGAGCTGCGAGCTATTGTCTTTGGGACTTTTATGCAGGACTCACAGATACAACAGCTACAGAAAGGGATTGGCACTTTGGTTCATAATGCTGACAAAATTCGAGCGTCCAATCTTGATTCTTTTAAAGTTGATCGTAACAAGAAGATTTCCCACATGGCTAACGTTGGCGCATTTCATGCTACGAGTTACCCTATTGTTATATCCCTCGGAGACAAGTATCCAATCTCAAACATGTCCGTGCTTCGTTATGAGACACTTTTGCAGCGAGGCCAGGAACACAGCTTGTTGTGCGAACTTATGACAGCTCAAAAACGCGTACAAATGGATGACCCTCTTGTATCACTTTTCACTTCCGGAAGCACAGGCCTCCCGAAGATGGTCCAGCACACAGTTCACTCATACGCAAATACTATTCACTCCTACCTTGATTCTTTTGAGCCCCTTAAGAACCTGGGAACCTGTCTGAACCCTTTTCGGGAAATCTGGTATTGCGATCGTCCTATGGCTTGGGCATGGGGGACATTGAATGTTTACCAGATCTGCCTAGGTGTCACCGTGGTATGGGTCCCCACCGAAATGGCGCTATCCGAATCGACCAACGAGGCAGTTTTTGCGATTCTCGAAAGCGAAAGTTGTACCAGGGGTCTGCTTAGCGTCGCTTTGATCCAAAAGCTTTCGAATAACCGGCTCCATTTGAAGTACAACTTGTCTAGCCTACAGTATGTCATACTTGGTGGCCAGCTGTATACAAAAGCAATTACAGCGCGCCTCCTCGATGCGTTACCTGACATCACAGTGCGGAATTCCTATGGATCTACAGAAGGGTGCCAGCATGCTATCACGACGTACACGAAGGACACCATTTCCATTTGTGATTACGGCAAGATGTCGGTGTTTCCGGGTGTCGAGGCGAAGGTAGTTGATGATGAAGGCAAGATGGTAAAGAGAGGAGTGGCAGGAGAGATGTGTGTCCGAAGTGCTTGGGTTTTCAGGGAGTATCTCGGGAATCCTGAGTCTACAAGACGCGCAAAGTCACTCACCGGCTGGTATCACACGGGAGATATCTGTCAGATGGATAAGGATGGGAGAATTGAGGTTCTAGGCCGAAAAAAAGATTTCCTTAAGCGTGCAACCGTAAAGATTTTCCCGGCTGAATTGGAAAGAGTCTTTCAAGAGCACCCTGATGTTCTGGATGTTGCAGTAGTCGGTGTTCCAGACCAGCGGTATACTGAGGAGCTGTGCGCATGCGTTATTCTCAAGAGCGTGAATGATGACGACACGGGAGCAAGACTAAAGGCGCTGGAGGCCTGGTGTGAGCAGCAGTGGCCGCCAAGCGCTGATGGTTTGAGTTTGAAGCCTAGATACTTTGTACAAATGGAAGCATTTCCGTTATTGAACTCCGGGAAAGAAGACAGACAAGGAATACGTAGCATAGTGATGAGAAGACTCGGCATGACGGAAGACTAA
- the LOC5519252 gene encoding medium-chain acyl-CoA ligase ACSF2, mitochondrial isoform X1, producing the protein MSYTHVPHTGPMTHNAMYQDLDSLAERRGGQEALVVYDMNKNRESMTYRQFKDRSMYIAASLLHLGVSRGNHVLLIGASGIRYAVFLMALHRIGAHVILLGPGGLTHDKVSLISGLELRAIVFGTFMQDSQIQQLQKGIGTLVHNADKIRASNLDSFKVDRNKKISHMANVGAFHATSYPIVISLGDKYPISNMSVLRYETLLQRGQEHSLLCELMTAQKRVQMDDPLVSLFTSGSTGLPKMVQHTVHSYANTIHSYLDSFEPLKNLGTCLNPFREIWYCDRPMAWAWGTLNVYQICLGVTVVWVPTEMALSESTNEAVFAILESESCTRGLLSVALIQKLSNNRLHLKYNLSSLQYVILGGQLYTKAITARLLDALPDITVRNSYGSTEGCQHAITTYTKDTISICDYGKMSVFPGVEAKVVDDEGKMVKRGVAGEMCVRSAWVFREYLGNPESTRRAKSLTGWYHTGDICQMDKDGRIEVLGRKKDFLKRATVKIFPAELERVFQEHPDVLDVAVVGVPDQRYTEELCACVILKSVNDDDTGARLKALEAWCEQQWPPSADGLSLKPRYFVQMEAFPLLNSGKEDRQGIRSIVMRRLGMTED; encoded by the exons ATGAGCTATACTCACGTGCCGCACACGGGCCCAATGACCCACAATGCAATGTACCAGGACCTAGACTCCCTGGCCGAGCGACGCGGTGGTCAAGAGGCCCTGGTAGTGTACGACATGAACAAGAATAGGGAAAGTATGACGTACCGACAGTTCAAAGACAG GTCGATGTATATAGCAGCGTCTCTTCTTCATCTTGGGGTGTCACGGGGTAACCACGTGTTGCTGATTGGAGCCAGCGGTATTCGTTACGCGGTCTTCCTCATGGCGTTACACCGTATTGGTGCACACGTTATATTATTGGGTCCTGGTGGCCTGACGCATGATAAAGTTAGCCTAATAAGCGGTCTGGAGCTGCGAGCTATTGTCTTTGGGACTTTTATGCAGGACTCACAGATACAACAGCTACAGAAAGGGATTGGCACTTTGGTTCATAATGCTGACAAAATTCGAGCGTCCAATCTTGATTCTTTTAAAGTTGATCGTAACAAGAAGATTTCCCACATGGCTAACGTTGGCGCATTTCATGCTACGAGTTACCCTATTGTTATATCCCTCGGAGACAAGTATCCAATCTCAAACATGTCCGTGCTTCGTTATGAGACACTTTTGCAGCGAGGCCAGGAACACAGCTTGTTGTGCGAACTTATGACAGCTCAAAAACGCGTACAAATGGATGACCCTCTTGTATCACTTTTCACTTCCGGAAGCACAGGCCTCCCGAAGATGGTCCAGCACACAGTTCACTCATACGCAAATACTATTCACTCCTACCTTGATTCTTTTGAGCCCCTTAAGAACCTGGGAACCTGTCTGAACCCTTTTCGGGAAATCTGGTATTGCGATCGTCCTATGGCTTGGGCATGGGGGACATTGAATGTTTACCAGATCTGCCTAGGTGTCACCGTGGTATGGGTCCCCACCGAAATGGCGCTATCCGAATCGACCAACGAGGCAGTTTTTGCGATTCTCGAAAGCGAAAGTTGTACCAGGGGTCTGCTTAGCGTCGCTTTGATCCAAAAGCTTTCGAATAACCGGCTCCATTTGAAGTACAACTTGTCTAGCCTACAGTATGTCATACTTGGTGGCCAGCTGTATACAAAAGCAATTACAGCGCGCCTCCTCGATGCGTTACCTGACATCACAGTGCGGAATTCCTATGGATCTACAGAAGGGTGCCAGCATGCTATCACGACGTACACGAAGGACACCATTTCCATTTGTGATTACGGCAAGATGTCGGTGTTTCCGGGTGTCGAGGCGAAGGTAGTTGATGATGAAGGCAAGATGGTAAAGAGAGGAGTGGCAGGAGAGATGTGTGTCCGAAGTGCTTGGGTTTTCAGGGAGTATCTCGGGAATCCTGAGTCTACAAGACGCGCAAAGTCACTCACCGGCTGGTATCACACGGGAGATATCTGTCAGATGGATAAGGATGGGAGAATTGAGGTTCTAGGCCGAAAAAAAGATTTCCTTAAGCGTGCAACCGTAAAGATTTTCCCGGCTGAATTGGAAAGAGTCTTTCAAGAGCACCCTGATGTTCTGGATGTTGCAGTAGTCGGTGTTCCAGACCAGCGGTATACTGAGGAGCTGTGCGCATGCGTTATTCTCAAGAGCGTGAATGATGACGACACGGGAGCAAGACTAAAGGCGCTGGAGGCCTGGTGTGAGCAGCAGTGGCCGCCAAGCGCTGATGGTTTGAGTTTGAAGCCTAGATACTTTGTACAAATGGAAGCATTTCCGTTATTGAACTCCGGGAAAGAAGACAGACAAGGAATACGTAGCATAGTGATGAGAAGACTCGGCATGACGGAAGACTAA